The Eleftheria terrae genome has a window encoding:
- a CDS encoding c-type cytochrome, translating into MNKKQTRLFAIGSTLVAAVVFLGLTLDSHRQFPKLTNAENITPAVKSGMDVWHKYNCVNCHTLFGEGAYYAPDLTKITQLRGEAYLTAYMKDPSQFYDEQRHRRLMPKQDLAQQEIKDLIAFLDWVSKVDNQGWPPRPILVTGATIPGTDMAAAPSEAASAPAAGGTATPPGARPLTGDENPIALGERLFRSATPACNACHSVAPNANMAGPSLHGLGARAAQLVGSPEYKGKAKDAAGYIRESILEPSAHVVAGPMYSASGTSFMPNTYSQSLKPEQVDQLVAYLSSLK; encoded by the coding sequence ATGAACAAGAAGCAGACTCGCCTCTTCGCCATCGGCTCCACGCTGGTGGCAGCCGTCGTGTTCCTCGGCCTGACCCTCGACAGCCACCGGCAGTTTCCCAAGCTGACCAATGCCGAGAACATCACGCCCGCCGTCAAGAGCGGCATGGATGTCTGGCACAAGTACAACTGCGTGAACTGCCACACCCTGTTCGGTGAAGGCGCGTACTACGCCCCCGATCTGACGAAGATCACCCAATTGCGCGGAGAGGCCTACCTCACCGCCTACATGAAGGACCCCTCGCAGTTCTACGATGAGCAACGGCATCGCCGGCTGATGCCGAAGCAGGACCTGGCCCAGCAGGAGATCAAGGATCTCATTGCCTTCCTGGATTGGGTCAGCAAGGTGGACAACCAGGGCTGGCCGCCCCGGCCCATCCTGGTGACGGGTGCGACCATTCCGGGCACCGACATGGCGGCCGCCCCTTCCGAGGCGGCGTCCGCACCGGCTGCCGGTGGCACCGCCACGCCACCCGGCGCACGCCCGTTGACGGGAGACGAGAATCCCATCGCCCTCGGCGAGCGGCTGTTCCGCTCGGCGACGCCCGCCTGTAACGCCTGTCACTCCGTGGCGCCCAACGCCAACATGGCGGGGCCGAGCCTGCATGGCCTTGGCGCCCGGGCGGCCCAGCTGGTCGGCTCCCCCGAGTACAAGGGCAAGGCGAAGGATGCTGCTGGCTACATCAGGGAATCGATCCTCGAGCCAAGCGCCCATGTCGTGGCCGGCCCGATGTACTCGGCCAGCGGCACGTCCTTCATGCCCAACACCTACAGCCAGAGCCTGAAACCGGAGCAGGTCGACCAACTCGTCGCCTATCTCTCGTCGCTCAAATAA